One Carassius auratus strain Wakin chromosome 16, ASM336829v1, whole genome shotgun sequence genomic window carries:
- the LOC113115751 gene encoding sulfotransferase family cytosolic 2B member 1-like, producing MANNNLYLDYHGLLLPKIAHTGETLNYLQNFQVKDDDVFAVTYPKSGTTWMQEILPPLLNGGDLTSVETIPNWDRVPWLEETRASLVLEKLPSPRAIVSHMPYNLMPSSFFKSKAKVIYVARNPKDVLVSSFHFHQMASFLEDPGTFEEFVDKFLSGKVLFGKWTDHVKSWRNPELGDRILYITYEEMLQDLREVLGRILKFLGRELSSEALDRVVNYGTFKNMRTNKMSNYSLVPENIMDKKKSPFLRKGIAGDWKNHFSPELDAKFTAVIQEEMKGSNIRFPWDEE from the exons ATGGCAAACAACAATTTGTATTTAGATTACCATGGTCTCCTGCTACCTAAGATAGCTCATACAGGGGAAACTCTCAACTACCTCCAGAATTTCCAAGTCAAAGATGATGATGTCTTTGCTGTTACCTATCCAAAATCCG GCACTACTTGGATGCAGGAAATTCTTCCTCCGCTCCTGAATGGAGGAGACCTGACTTCCGTGGAAACCATCCCTAACTGGGACAGGGTTCCATGGCTGGAGGAAACACGAGCTTCATTGGTCTTAGAAAAGCTCCCTTCACCACGAGCAATCGTCTCCCACATGCCTTATAATTTGATGCCTTCCTCTTTTTTCAAGTCCAAGGCCAAG GTAATCTATGTCGCTCGGAATCCTAAAGATGTTTTAGTCTCCTCTTTCCACTTTCATCAAATGGCCAGTTTCCTTGAAGACCCTGGAACATTTGAAGAATTTGTTGACAAATTCCTCTCTGGAAAAG TTCTGTTCGGAAAGTGGACCGACCATGTGAAAAGCTGGCGAAACCCTGAGCTCGGTGACAGAATTCTGTACATCACCTACGAAGAAATGCTTCAG GACCTCCGTGAAGTCCTGGGCAGGATTTTAAAATTTCTTGGCCGGGAGCTCAGCTCAGAGGCTCTGGATCGCGTGGTCAATTATGGCACTTTCAAAAATATGAGAACAAACAAAATGTCAAACTACTCTCTGGTGCCAGAAAACATTATGGATAAAAAGAAGTCACCCTTCCTAAGAAAAG GTATCGCTGGAGACTGGAAGAATCACTTCAGCCCTGAACTTGATGCCAAGTTCACAGCTGTCATTCAAGAGGAAATGAAAGGAAGTAACATCAGATTCCCGTGGGATGAGGAATGA